The Moorella glycerini genomic interval TTTCATGGCCAGTCGTGGCGAAACGGAAACTGTCAAGTTGAGTGCCGGGTAAGGGTGGAAAGGTGAGGTAAGAGCTCACCAGCGGTTAGGCGACTAACCGGCTCGGTAAACCCCACCTGGAGCAAGACCGAATAGGGGGACAAGAGGGGTGGCCCGCCCCGTCCCCGGGTAAGGTCGCTGGAGGCGCCAGGCAACTGGCATCCCAGATAGATGACCATCCAAGACAGAACTCGGCTTACAGGTTTACTCAAAAGACCTTTTGCTGGACTTATGGGTTATCACCTCTTCTTATGGGTCAATTTTTAGGACCTGGAAGAGGTGATAATTTTTTATTTAACGGCACCTCTGAAAAACCCCCTTAGATGTCTATAATAGCAAAAGCGTACCTGACTGCCAAATTTACTCAGAGAGTTAAGCCCTTTATTCGCCTGTAACCACCACCAGTGGGACATATTTAAGCATTTTTTCGGCTAAAATTATAATGACTCTATGAAGGGTTTATGCTCGAGGTGGCTGTTTGTACTCTTATCGGTGTCAATAATAAAAACATAAAACAGATAGTGTTTAAGTTGTTCTGCTTTGAAGCGGAGGGATGATAATTACTCTATCCCCTTTGGGTAGCTATTCTATGAGAATGCACAAAAATGTTGTTAAAATATAATACTAAGATAGGTGATAAAATCCTATCGCGGCTTGGCAATATCGGGTGGAAGAAATCTTTACAAGGCCTGGTGTTGGTACTATACTAATCAATGTAAATTACTTTTAACTATATGGAGTGCAAGTGACCATTGGAAATCGGAGCAACTATAAGAGCGCAACGCCTGGCAAAGGGGCTGTCGGTTCGGGAGCTGGCACGGTTGACGGGATTATCGCCCAGCGCCATCAGCCAGATTGAGACTGGAAAATCCGTTCCCAACGTATTGACCCTGAAGGCTATTGCCGAAGCCCTTGATATATCCGTTATTTCTTTTTTATTTGATGAACTGGACAGCAGGATCAGTTTGGTAAAACCTGATGAACGCCGGCGGTTGATACGCAACTCAACGCCGACAGGAGATCTAATCGAAGAATTTCTCACCCAGGGACGTAACTTTCAGATGGAGCCAGCTATTATTATTGTTCCTCCCGGGGCCAATTCCGGTAAACCCATTTCCCATCCAGGTGAAGAGTTTATCTATGTTTTAGAAGGACAATTGAAATACACCCTGGAGGGGATAAAAGAATATGAGTTGGAGGAAGGGGACAGTCTCTATTACCCATGTACCATCCCACATAGCTGGTTTAATCCTGCAGAAGAAAGAGAGGCCAAGTTTATAATAGTAGCTACCCCTTCCTTGTTTTAGATACATTTTAGAAGGGGGTATGAAGGCAGCCATGAAAGGTAAGAGATGCCTGAAGGAGCATAATTTTGCTACCTACAGGCGTTTTTTTGTTTGGGTACAACTTGATAGGATCTTATAACTCAGGTACGATAGAAAAAATATTTTTACTTAGCAGGAAAAAACAAAAACGTGGCGAAATAACTTTATGTATGCTAAAAAGTACAATGTAAGTTAAAACAAACGGATTAAAGTTTGGGAGGGAGGATTATGAAAGAGTAAGCGGGAATGACCTGGATAGGCAGCACTGGCGGAAAAGATGAGGATAAAACTGCAGGTCCAAGGAGGGAGAAAATGAGTAAAAACAAGGAAGTAGATCTACTAGTTGGTATAGATGACAAGTTGAATATTATCCAGGCATTTGTACTGGGACTGCAACATGTTCTGGCTATGGACCTGTATATTGTACCTATTATCCTGGCAGGCCTTTTATCATTGGACACCGCTCATACTGCCCTTTTTATTGATATGACTTTTATTGCAGCCGGTATTGCTACCTTAATTCAAGCCGGCCTGGGAATGCGCTTGCCGGTTATGCAGGGACCATCTTACGTACCTATTGGTGCCCTGGCGGCTATTGGTAAAAGCCTGGGTTTAAGCGTAATGATAGGTAGTCTAATGCCAGGCGCTTTGATTATCGCCGTTCTCGGTTATCCTTTGCGTTTATTAGGCCGTATAATTAAAACGTTAATTCCGCCAATAGTTGCTGGAACTGTAATTATTGTGGTTGGCATCGCCCTTATGCCTATTGCTCTGGAAAGTATTTATACAGCCCCAGGTAATGTCGGCATAAATGGCCTGGTCGCCTTTATATCAGCAGTTTTGCTAATTTTCTTTGTGATCTTGGGAACCCGGTTACAGGGTGCAGGTCGTTTTATACGCTTAGCATCTGTAATCCTGGCGTTAGCAGGGGGTACTCTCTTTGCCTCCTTATTTGGCAGTGTCGACTTTAGTCCCGTAGCTAAAGCCCCCTGGATAGCTTTACCCAGGTTATTACCTTTCGGAGTGCCGGTATTTGATTTCAATGCTGTTTTAACCCTGATATTTATTTATTTTGTAGTGCTGGTAGAAACAACGGGAACCTGGTTTGCTGTAGGGGCGGTCACCGGTGCTGAAATAAATGATACCCGTCTTAACGGAGGCGCAGTTGGCGAAGGCCTTGGTTGCCTTGTTGGGTCCTTCTTTGGGGGTACCCCGGTAACCGGCTATTCCACCAATGCAGGCATTATTGCTATCACCGGAGTGGGAAGCCGCTGGGCTATTATGGCCGGAGGAGTTATCCTTATAATCTTAGGGATGCTTCCCAAACTCATGAATATAATCGCCTGCATACCCGGCACAGTGATTAACGGCGTTTTCGGGGTAGTATGCGTTGTCATTGCCATGAATGGTTTCCGGGTAGTACGCCAGGTAGAACTTGATGAACGTAATATGCTGGTAGTCGGCCTGCCTATTCTTTTAACCCTTGCGGCCACCCTGATGCCCAAAGACTTGTTATATAGCTTGCCAAGCCTTGTTAACTACCTGGTTTCTTCAGGAATTGCTGTCGGCGCCTTATCGGCAGTCGTGCTTAATTTGATTATTCCACCGGCGCCAAAGACTACCGCTCAAGGAAAAAGCAGCTCAAACAATTTTGATAGCCTTTAAATCATAAGAGGAGGCTCTCCAATGGGGCAGGTTCTCATCAAAAACGGCTATGTGGTTTCCATGAACCAACTGAAGCAGGTTTTTGTCGGCGGTGATCTCCTGGTAGAGGGAGATAAAATCATTGCTGTGGGACAGGTGCCGGCGGAACTAATCCGGCCGGAAGCGGAAATAGTTGACGCTACCGGCAAAATCGTCCTGCCGGGTCTGGTCAATACCCATGTTCATCTGTCCCAGCAGCTGGGACGAGGCCTGGGCGACGACGTCGACTTGCTGACCTGGCTCCACGAGCGCATCTGGCCGTATGAAAGCAGCATGGACGTGGAAGATTCCTATATCTCCTCCCTGGCCTGTTGCCTGGAACTGATCCGCTCCGGGGTGACGGCCTTCGCCGAGGCCGGTGGGCAGGAAGTAGACGGTATGGGTCGGGCCGTGGAGGAAATAGGCCTGCGCGGTATCCTGGCCCGTTCCACCGTGGACTGCGGCGAGGGGCTACCGCAGAAATGGCGGGAGAGTACCGACTACGCCCTCCGGAAACAGGAAGAACTTATTCAACGCTGGCATGGCCAGGCAAACGGCCGCCTCAAGGTATGGTTCGGCTTGCGGACTATTTTTAACAATTCAGATAAACTAATTAAACGCACCAAGGTCCTTGCCGACAAATACGGTGTTGGCATCCATATGCACGTCGCCGAGATTGAGGAAGAGGTACGCTACGCTAAAGAGAAACGCGGCCACACCACCGTGGAACACCTGGCCAATTTAGGAGTCCTGGATGCCAATTTCCTGGCCGTCCATACCGTCTGGTTGACGGAAAAGGAGATCGATCTTTTCCTCCTGTATGACGTCAAAGTGTCCCATAATCCGGCCGCGGCCATGCGCGTCCTGGGCTTTGCCCGGGTGCCGGAAATGATCGCTAAGGGGATTACCGTTTCCATCGGCACCGATGGTGCGCCTTCCAACAACCGCATGGACATGATGGATGAGATGTATTTGGCAACTCTAATCCATAAAGGCCGCAACTTGAATCCCAAGGTCTTACCGGCAGAAAAAGTGCTGGAGATGGCTACCATTGACGGTGCCCGTTGTCTCCTTTGGGAAGAGGAGATCGGTTCCCTGGAGCCTGGCAAAAAAGCCGATTTGATAATTATCAATCCCCGGAGCGCCGGCAGTTTGCCCCTCCACGATCCTATCGCCAGCCTGGTCTACGCTATGCACGCCAGCAATGTTGAATCTTCCATGTGTGATGGCCGCTGGTTAATGCGCGACAAAAAGATCTTGACTGTTAACGAAGAAGAAGTGCTGGAACGGGCCCAGGTCCGGGCAGCGGCCCTGGCAAAGAAAGCGGGTATTGTTTTACCGGACCGCTTCCCCCTCGTGAAGATCCGTTAGGTAAGCTAATGGGTAATTAATTGGATAGAAAAACGCAGCTAATGTTGAAGTACTAAGTATAGTAAGAAGGATGAATGTTATTACCGAAAACCCGAGTTCGACAGTTCGAGGGCACATAAAAGTGCCTCAAATGTAGGCGCCAGAAGGCTTTTCGGTTCGATCTGTGAAACATACCGTGTAACTACATCGCCTGGCGTGGGTCCAGCTTGAAGAAGCGCGGGGGCTCTGCCACGCCCAGGGCGGAAAGGATCTGCCGCTGGAAGGTGGTGGTTTCGGTACGCTGCCAGACGGTGCCGGCAGGGCCGGCGAAGATGCCAAGGTGCATTCTATTCAGCTCATCCCTCAGCCGGGGCCAGGTGTAACGCTGGCCCAGCCTTCCTTCCACCCGCGTCTCGGCTACGCGGATGAGCAGGAGGGCCAGCCAGCATAAGAGGACGTGCGCCTCGATGCGCCGCGAGAGGCGGTGGTAGATAGGCCGCAATTCCAAGGCTTGCTTGAGGGTACGGAAGGCGGCTTCCACTTCCAGGAGTTGCTTGTAGCCCAGGGCGACGTCCGCGGGGCTCAAGGTGTCATCGGAGGTGCGCAGCAGGTACTTGCCATCCAGGCGCTCATCCGCCTTGACCTTGGCCCGGTCAATCTGTGGCCAGCCTCTCTTGTCGAGCTTTAAGTAGCGGCCGTAGGTGGGGTGGGAGACCAGGCGGCAGACGGCCTTGCCGTGTTCCTTTTTATCCAGGCGGG includes:
- a CDS encoding helix-turn-helix domain-containing protein, yielding MEIGATIRAQRLAKGLSVRELARLTGLSPSAISQIETGKSVPNVLTLKAIAEALDISVISFLFDELDSRISLVKPDERRRLIRNSTPTGDLIEEFLTQGRNFQMEPAIIIVPPGANSGKPISHPGEEFIYVLEGQLKYTLEGIKEYELEEGDSLYYPCTIPHSWFNPAEEREAKFIIVATPSLF
- a CDS encoding nucleobase:cation symporter-2 family protein codes for the protein MSKNKEVDLLVGIDDKLNIIQAFVLGLQHVLAMDLYIVPIILAGLLSLDTAHTALFIDMTFIAAGIATLIQAGLGMRLPVMQGPSYVPIGALAAIGKSLGLSVMIGSLMPGALIIAVLGYPLRLLGRIIKTLIPPIVAGTVIIVVGIALMPIALESIYTAPGNVGINGLVAFISAVLLIFFVILGTRLQGAGRFIRLASVILALAGGTLFASLFGSVDFSPVAKAPWIALPRLLPFGVPVFDFNAVLTLIFIYFVVLVETTGTWFAVGAVTGAEINDTRLNGGAVGEGLGCLVGSFFGGTPVTGYSTNAGIIAITGVGSRWAIMAGGVILIILGMLPKLMNIIACIPGTVINGVFGVVCVVIAMNGFRVVRQVELDERNMLVVGLPILLTLAATLMPKDLLYSLPSLVNYLVSSGIAVGALSAVVLNLIIPPAPKTTAQGKSSSNNFDSL
- a CDS encoding amidohydrolase, giving the protein MGQVLIKNGYVVSMNQLKQVFVGGDLLVEGDKIIAVGQVPAELIRPEAEIVDATGKIVLPGLVNTHVHLSQQLGRGLGDDVDLLTWLHERIWPYESSMDVEDSYISSLACCLELIRSGVTAFAEAGGQEVDGMGRAVEEIGLRGILARSTVDCGEGLPQKWRESTDYALRKQEELIQRWHGQANGRLKVWFGLRTIFNNSDKLIKRTKVLADKYGVGIHMHVAEIEEEVRYAKEKRGHTTVEHLANLGVLDANFLAVHTVWLTEKEIDLFLLYDVKVSHNPAAAMRVLGFARVPEMIAKGITVSIGTDGAPSNNRMDMMDEMYLATLIHKGRNLNPKVLPAEKVLEMATIDGARCLLWEEEIGSLEPGKKADLIIINPRSAGSLPLHDPIASLVYAMHASNVESSMCDGRWLMRDKKILTVNEEEVLERAQVRAAALAKKAGIVLPDRFPLVKIR